One Salvelinus sp. IW2-2015 linkage group LG35, ASM291031v2, whole genome shotgun sequence DNA segment encodes these proteins:
- the LOC111958727 gene encoding RIIa domain-containing protein 1 has product MADKSGLEKLDFGALSIAQQQQLRQFKINTRINNEKYLREHPETEVLISDFLRDXFLKRPTDIREYAADYFTNPNLYLIIGSKLQGDPADTGTD; this is encoded by the exons ATGGCTGATAAAAGTGGTTTGGAGAAACTGGACTTTGGTGCATTAAGCATCGCGCAACAACAGCAACTCCGACAATTTaag ATCAATACGAGAAtcaacaatgaaaaatatttgagaGAGCATCCAGAGACGGAGGTCTTAATAAGCGACTTTTTAAG AGATGRATTTCTCAAAAGACCCACAGACATTCGAGAGTATGCAGCAG atTACTTCACCAACCCAAACCTTTATTTGATCATTGGCTCCAAACTGCAGGGCGATCCTGCCGACACAGGCACAGACTGA